A window of Neorhizobium galegae bv. orientalis str. HAMBI 540 genomic DNA:
GCCAGCTTGCGGTCTCAGGGATCGGCGGGTCGCCGACATGGCCTTTCCAACGATCGCCTTCCTGGCCCCTGCAGAATTCGTAGCTGCTGTAGCGATTGTGATAGGTGGCGCCGCCATCCTCCCAATAGTGCTGATGATCGGTGACGAGATGGGTATAGACCCCGCTGGTCCGCAGCATTTCCGGCATCGAATCGTCGAAGGGCTCCAGCGGCCCCCAGGAGCGGTGCAGGAAATTGTAGCGGCCGGTATGGAGTTCGCGGCGGGCCGGTATGCAGGGCATGCTGCCGCCATAACAATTGTCGAAGGTGACGGTTCGCTCCTGCAGGCGGCGGAAATTGGGAAGGTCATTCCAGTCGGCACCATAGGCAGGCAGGAACCTGCGATTGAGGGTGTCGAACATGATCATGATCGCTTTCAAATCGATACGTCCTGTCCTTATGCGCTATGAAAATCGGCGGGAAACGGTTCGAAAGCCGAGATTGCAGCTTGAGGAGCCCGGCGTATTGGAACTGCGCGCCGCCACCCGGTAACGGTGGCAGTAAGAGGCGTGGCAGAGATAGGAGCCGCCGCGGATGACGCGCCGCTCTCCGTTTGCCGGGCCTTCCGGATCGCCGGATGGCGAGTGGGCATAATAATCCCGCTCGAACCAGTCCGCGCACCATTCCCAGACATTGCCGGCCATCTGGTAGAGACCGAAACCGTTCAGTGCGTAGCTTTCCACCGGCGCGGTCGCCAGCCAGCCGTCGGCGGCGGTGTTGTGGGTCGGAAAGGTGCCTTGCCAGAGATTGGCATGATGCCGGCCGTCTACCTCCAACTCGTCGCCCCCGGGGAACCGTTTGCCCGCGAGACCACCTCTGGCGGCATATTCCCACTCCGCTTCGGTCGGCAGACGACGCCCGGCCCATTCGCAATAGGCAAGCGCATCGGCATGGCTGACATGCACGACCGGGTGTTCCATCAGGTCTTCGATACCCGACAGCGGCCCGACCGGATGGCGCCAGTCCGCACCCCGCACGGTGAGCCACCAGGGCGCGCCGTGATATCCGAGAATATCCGGACGGTCGGCTGCGACGGCTCGCCGGAAAACGCTCGAATCGCCGTAGCGCTCCGCCTCCGTCCGATATCCCGTCGCCCTTGCGAAGGCCGAAAACTGCTCGACCGTCACGCATGTCGTGTCCATCGCGAACGGGCCGAGCGGCACCTCGTGGACAAGCTCCTCGCCATCCGGCGCATAACCTTCACCGAAAGGATCGCCCATCAGGAAAGTACCGCCAGGTAGCTCCGCTTCCCGGTGGATCGGGCGCGCGCCGGACGTCTGCGGCTTTATCCCGACCGGCACGACCTCGCCTTCCCGCTCGCGTGAAGCGGCGCAGCAGCAGGTGTTTCCGGCGAGAGCGGCATCGGTCATCGGCGTTTTTCCTGGCTCGGCTCGTCCAGCGAAATGTGCATATCCGGGTCTCGCATATAGGGGCGGAGGATGGTGAAGAACTGGATCATTGACGTTTCGCGGCTGACAGCCGTCGGATCCAGAAGCCACTGGAGCCGCACGCCGTCGGCTACCGCGATAATCCAGCGGGCGAATGCTTCGAGGGTCATTCCGGCTGGAAGCTTACTCTGATCGAAAACCGCCGCTAACTCACTGGTCATGGAAGCCGCCACCTCTCGATACCGCTCGACAAACCAGTCGTGGGCCGGATGATCCTGAACGATGCTTTCGGCGGATAGAATCGCAAAAAGCTGTACAAGAATTGGTGTTCGTTCGTTGGTATGAAGCGTCCGTAGAAATGTGCTTAAATAGTCGAAACCCCGCTCTAAACTTTCCGATTTGGCCTTCTGGTTTCGCTCCTCGCGTTCTTGAAGCACTGCCAGAAGCAATGCGGCCTTCGACGGAAAATGATGCAGCATGCCGGCCTGCGTCATGCCGACGTCGGCGGCAATATCGGCAATGCTGGCGGAGTTGAAGCCTCGCTCGGAGAAAAGCCGCAGCGCCGAATCCAGGATCGCCCGCCGCCTGCTGTCTCCCCTTGGGCTTTTGCGCGTCGCTTTCTTGTCCATGCTCGACCTCATCTCCCCGTCCGGATCTGCAAAGGCGTGCCCGCAAAATGACAGGCAGCCTTCTGTCCGGTACCAGTTTCCTTGAGGCTTGGCGAACTGGTGGAACAGATTTCCCGCTCCGGAAAATACGCCGGCCCGATCGGACAGCGGGTGCGGAAACGGCAGCCGCTCGGCGGATTGGCCGGGCTCGGCATATCGCCGGCGAGTACGATCTTCTCCTGTGGCGCATCGAGCACCGGTTCCGGCGTCGAGGAAATCAGCGCCGCCGTATAGGGATGCTGCGGAGAACCGTAGACCTGTTCGGCCGTGCCGATCTCGACGATCCTGCCGAGATACATCACCGCGACATTATCGCTGATATGGCGCACCACCGAAAGGTCATGGGCGATGAACAGGTAACCGAGCCCAAGGTTGTCGCGCAGTTCCTCCAGGAGATTGATGATCTGCGCCTGGATCGAGACGTCGAGCGCCGAGACCGGCTCGTCGCAGATCAGAAGCTTCGGTTCGGTGGCAAGCGCTCGCGCAATGCCGACGCGCTGACGCTGGCCGCCGGAAAGCTCGTAGGGATAACGTTCGAGGAAATCCTCGTTCAGTCCGACCCGCTGCAGCAATTCGACCGAGCGCTGCCGCGCTTTCTCGCCGTGGATGCCGGCGACCCGGAGTGCTTCGCTGAGCGACTGGGCGATGCTGCGGCGCGGATTGAGCGAGGCGAACGGGTCCTGGAACACATATTGGATGGTGCGGGTGATCGTGTCGCGATCCTCCTGATCCATCGCACTGACATCGCGGCCGGCGACAGTGATCCGGCCC
This region includes:
- a CDS encoding formylglycine-generating enzyme family protein — its product is MTDAALAGNTCCCAASREREGEVVPVGIKPQTSGARPIHREAELPGGTFLMGDPFGEGYAPDGEELVHEVPLGPFAMDTTCVTVEQFSAFARATGYRTEAERYGDSSVFRRAVAADRPDILGYHGAPWWLTVRGADWRHPVGPLSGIEDLMEHPVVHVSHADALAYCEWAGRRLPTEAEWEYAARGGLAGKRFPGGDELEVDGRHHANLWQGTFPTHNTAADGWLATAPVESYALNGFGLYQMAGNVWEWCADWFERDYYAHSPSGDPEGPANGERRVIRGGSYLCHASYCHRYRVAARSSNTPGSSSCNLGFRTVSRRFS
- a CDS encoding TetR/AcrR family transcriptional regulator, whose product is MDKKATRKSPRGDSRRRAILDSALRLFSERGFNSASIADIAADVGMTQAGMLHHFPSKAALLLAVLQEREERNQKAKSESLERGFDYLSTFLRTLHTNERTPILVQLFAILSAESIVQDHPAHDWFVERYREVAASMTSELAAVFDQSKLPAGMTLEAFARWIIAVADGVRLQWLLDPTAVSRETSMIQFFTILRPYMRDPDMHISLDEPSQEKRR